Proteins encoded together in one Labrus bergylta chromosome 20, fLabBer1.1, whole genome shotgun sequence window:
- the armc3 gene encoding armadillo repeat-containing protein 3 isoform X5 → MVLGIMATNGDVQDVLKKMDTIPSIVDKLSPEEDVVVHEFATLCLASLSVDFICKVQISDNKGLPPLIQLLSSPDPDVKKNSLEIIFNLVQKDYQSRLSVHELGGIPPLLELLMSDFPVIQHLVLKILHNVTTDEESRMTFREQQGFEKLMAILSNMEFNDLHAEALQVVSNCLSDSETLHLIQEDGGLTRLMEFILTPDTPDIQSNAVICITRVAQNSENRKLLHKQNIEKVLVELLSVPDVNVTTPTCQAVSTMSNHPASKDSFRDLDGIPAVVQLLNNESLILREAATSALVSLTDSNQLNAFAVYEAGGHEVLVQQLCGSCPRTVANSAATLGNMAGQEVIRCSILSHGAIQALVEPLKSTNTQVLVSTAHCLAELTCDTESRAQLQSAGGLQPLINLLHSYHKEVLHNACMVINVCASDKSTAVEMCKLGALEMLQDINQSVNRRSSFSELAMNSLLNSNLSVKYSLTGHLAFTDNISNDFYDAGKACAGQRILTLEELSKQPVNQYRPVIVVNTTKAEETANVPEESQSNPSETDTTKADRRTPMRKKKKEDDRQKEEAEAESPAEKPLKMMDDISLQLLAKQAKESILPLNDEREQYSALARLVSTAMGGAVEMERLHEFAWVLHISKLKYMFQSNVVPIGFIRKGIYCHRALLFKCLADCIGLSCTLVRGEYNRAWNEVLLFDGTPSSNGRSPQPCRYIVDLMHQPGNLLKANSPAAEQYQTI, encoded by the exons ATGGTCTTGGGTATAATGGCTACCAATG GTGATGTACAGGATGTTCTGAAAAAAATGGATACCATTCCATCAATTGTTGACAAACTGTCACCTGAAG AAGATGTAGTTGTCCATGAGTTTGCAACCCTATGCCTGGCCTCCCTGTCAGTGGACTTCATCTGTAAGGTCCAGATCTCTGATAACAAAGGCCTGCCACCTCTGATCCAGCTCCTATCCAGTCCAGACCCTGATGTCAAGAAGAACTCTCTGGAGATCATCTTCAACCTAGTTCAG AAGGACTACCAAAGCCGCCTGTCAGTACATGAGCTGGGTGGGATCCCTCCACTTCTGGAACTGTTGATGTCGGATTTCCCTGTCATTCAGCATCTGGTTTTAAAGATTCTGCATAATGTCACTACTGATGAAGAATCACGCATGACCTTCAGGGAACAGCAAGGATTTGAGAAGCTCATGGCTATACTCAGTAACATG GAATTCAACGATCTTCATGCTGAGGCCTTGCAGGTAGTTTCTAATTGTTTGAGTGACAGTGAGACTTTACATCTAATCCAAGAGGATGGAGGACTGACGAGGCTGATGGAGTTTATTCTCACCCCCGACACACCTGACATCCAGTCCAATGCTGTTATATGCATCACCAGGGTTGCACAGAACT CTGAGAATCGCAAACTGCTCCATAAGCAGAACATAGAGAAGGTTCTGGTAGAGCTTCTATCTGTTCCGGATGTCAACGTGACGACACCTACCTGCCAAGCTGTGTCCACAATGAGCAACCACCCCGCTAGCAAAGACAGCTTCAGAGACCTTG ATGGAATCCCCGCAGTTGTACAGTTGCTGAATAATGAGAGTTTGATTCTGAGAGAGGCAGCGACCAGTGCCCTCGTCAGCCTGACAGATAGCAACCAGCTCAATGCATT TGCAGTGTACGAGGCAGGAGGCCATGAGGTTCTTGTCCAGCAGCTCTGTGGAAGCTGTCCCAGGACGGTGGCCAATTCTGCAGCCACGCTTGGCAACATGGCCGGACAGGAGGTCATCCGCTGCAGCATCTTGTCACATGGTGCCATACAGGCCCTGGTGGAGCCGTTGAagtccacaaacacacaggtccTGGTCAGCACTGCGCATTGCCTGGCAGAGTTGACCTGTGATACAGAATCTAGGGCACAG CTACAAAGTGCTGGAGGCCTTCAACCACTCATCAATTTGCTGCACTCCTATCACAAGGAGGTGCTGCATAATGCATGCATGGTTATTAACGTCTGTGCCAGTGATAAGTCTACAGCAGTGGAGATGTGCAaacttgg AGCCCTGGAGATGCTTCAGGACATCAACCAATCAGTGAATCGTAGGAGCAGTTTTAGTGAATTGGCTATGAACAGCCTTCTTAACTCCAACTTGTCTGTTAAATACAGCCTTACAGGTCATCTGGCATTCACTGACAATATCAGTAATGACTTCTACGATGCTGGGAAG gCTTGTGCAGGTCAGAGGATACTGACTTTAGAAGAGTTGTCCAAGCAGCCTGTCAACCAGTACCGCCCAGTCATTGTTGTCAACACAACAAAAGCAGA AGAGACAGCGAATGTGCCAGAGGAGAGTCAGAGTAACCCATCAGAAACAGACACCACCAAGGCAGACAGAAGGACACCCAT gagaaagaagaagaaagaggatgacagacagaaagaagaggccGAGGCAGAATCTCCGGCAGAAAAACCATTGAAGATGATGGATGACATTTCATTACAGCTTCTAGCTAAACAGGCTAAAGAATCCATCCTCCCACTGAATGATGAACGAGAGCAGTATTCTGCTCTGGCCAG gttggTCAGTACAGCCATGGGTGGAGCAGTGGAGATGGAAAGGTTGCATGAGTTTGCGTGGGTGCTGCACATCAGCAAGCTGAAATATATGTTCCAGTCGAATGTTGTTCCTATTGGTTTTATCAGAAAGGGAATCTACTGCCATAGGGCACTTCTCTTTAAG TGTCTGGCTGATTGCATTGGACTGAGCTGCACGCTTGTTAGGGGCGAGTACAACCGCGCTTGGAACGAGGTCCTTCTCTTTGATGGAACTCCATCCAGCAATGGTCGCTCACCACAACCGTGTCGCTACATAGTCGACCTCATGCACCAGCCTGGAAACCTGTTAAAGGCTAATAGCCCTGCTGCTGAGCAATACCAGACTATTTAG